One genomic region from Candidatus Omnitrophota bacterium encodes:
- the rplF gene encoding 50S ribosomal protein L6, which translates to MSRIGKRPVKVPNGVKVNINQRVIALEGPKGKLSLNLPDGINAAHTGDEILLNRVSDIKIHKMNHGLARSLTNNMVKGVTEGFSKELEIQGVGFKAQVSGKKLTLNLGFAHPIEYDAPTGVDIQSPKPTQIIIKGIDKQLIGEVAAQIRAFYKPEPYKGKGIRYVGEYVRKKAGKTVA; encoded by the coding sequence ATGTCACGAATAGGAAAAAGGCCTGTTAAAGTGCCTAACGGAGTAAAGGTAAACATAAACCAGAGGGTTATCGCGCTTGAAGGCCCCAAAGGTAAATTGTCGCTTAATCTGCCTGATGGGATAAATGCTGCCCATACCGGGGATGAAATACTGCTGAACAGGGTATCAGATATAAAAATTCATAAAATGAATCATGGCTTAGCCAGGTCGCTTACAAATAATATGGTTAAAGGCGTTACCGAGGGCTTTTCCAAAGAGCTTGAAATACAGGGCGTGGGATTCAAGGCCCAGGTGAGCGGTAAAAAGCTTACCCTAAACCTTGGATTTGCGCATCCAATTGAATACGATGCGCCCACAGGCGTTGATATACAGTCGCCCAAACCCACGCAAATAATTATAAAGGGCATTGATAAGCAGCTTATCGGTGAAGTGGCGGCCCAGATCAGAGCTTTTTATAAACCGGAGCCTTATAAAGGCAAAGGTATAAGGTATGTGGGCGAGTATGTCAGGAAAAAGGCAGGAAAGACAGTTGCCTAA
- the rplR gene encoding 50S ribosomal protein L18, whose translation MQRKRVLQSHLRHERLRKKIIGTAQKPRLCVYRSLKNLSAQLVNDTESKTIMSLSTYDKDVKSGVKYGGNVPAAENLGKLFAQQASKKGIKQVVFDRGGRKYHGRVKAFAESCRKNGLDF comes from the coding sequence ATGCAAAGAAAACGTGTTTTACAAAGCCATCTAAGGCATGAACGGCTAAGAAAAAAGATAATTGGAACTGCGCAAAAGCCAAGGCTGTGTGTATACAGGTCTTTAAAAAACCTTTCTGCCCAGCTCGTTAATGATACTGAATCAAAGACAATAATGTCTTTATCCACGTATGATAAAGACGTGAAATCAGGTGTCAAATATGGAGGCAATGTTCCGGCGGCCGAGAATCTCGGTAAGCTTTTTGCCCAGCAGGCTTCCAAAAAGGGGATAAAGCAAGTTGTCTTTGACAGGGGAGGCAGGAAGTATCATGGCAGGGTCAAGGCCTTCGCGGAATCATGCCGTAAAAACGGATTAGATTTTTAA